A part of Aegilops tauschii subsp. strangulata cultivar AL8/78 chromosome 2, Aet v6.0, whole genome shotgun sequence genomic DNA contains:
- the LOC109760298 gene encoding cytochrome P450 709B2-like: MGMHATAWTVTVALAAAVLASCLFNALVRLVWRPRAIARRLARQGVRGPCYRFFVGNLGDIRRLRAAGAGLVLDVSSHDFIPISQPQFRQWIPLYGRVFLYWFGSTPNICVADLGVAKQLLSDRTGLFPKNRMNPIVRLVGKGLVMTDGDVWHRHKKVLHPAFNVDKLKVMTSTMVDCVLSMASRWEAQLATQGKNDCQEIELTSQFEELTADVISRTAFGSSYREGRKIFLALNEIQFIAFSTLWTDYIPGFRFVPTKKNMRLWKLNKTMRSTLVQIIENRLAAKDTDGYGSDLLGLMLEACAPEHGQAPVLSMDEMIDECKTFFFAGQETSLHMLNWTMFLLGTHPEWQQRLREEVLRECGGVPTYDTLSRLRLVNLFLLETLRLYSPVPLIRRRTRSEVELGGVTVPRDALLTIPIATMHRDREVWGEDADEFNPMRFDGGAARAARHANALLSFSMGPRTCIGQNFAMVQAKAEVAVILRRFALSLSPSYVHAPTDVITLRPKYGLPMIITRLDA, from the exons ATGGGCATGCACGCCACCGCTTGGACGGTCACGGTGGCGCTCGCCGCGGCCGTGCTGGCCTCGTGCCTGTTCAACGCGCTGGTGCGCCTGGTGTGGAGGCCGCGCGCCATCGCCAGGAGGCTGGCGCGGCAGGGCGTGCGCGGGCCGTGTTACAGGTTTTTCGTCGGCAACCTCGGCGACATCCGGCGGCTCCGCGCGGCCGGCGCCGGCCTCGTGCTCGACGTCTCCTCCCACGACTTCATCCCCATCTCCCAGCCCCAGTTCCGCCAATGGATCCCCCTCTACG gGCGCGTGTTCCTGTACTGGTTCGGGTCGACGCCCAACATCTGCGTGGCCGACCTGGGCGTGGCGAAGCAGCTGCTCTCGGACCGGACGGGGCTGTTCCCCAAGAACCGGATGAACCCCATCGTCCGGCTGGTGGGCAAGGGCCTCGTCATGACCGACGGCGACGTCTGGCACCGCCACAAGAAGGTCCTGCACCCGGCCTTCAACGTGGACAAGCTCAAG GTGATGACGTCGACAATGGTGGACTGCGTGCTGTCGATGGCGTCCCGGTGGGAGGCGCAGCTGGCTACTCAGGGCAAGAACGATTGCCAGGAGATCGAGCTGACTAGCCAGTTCGAGGAACTGACTGCGGATGTGATCTCGCGCACCGCGTTCGGGAGCAGCTACAGAGAGGGCAGGAAGATCTTCCTGGCGCTGAACGAGATCCAGTTCATCGCCTTCTCGACCCTCTGGACCGACTACATTCCAGGATTCAG GTTCGTGCCAACAAAGAAGAACATGAGGCTGTGGAAGCTGAACAAGACGATGAGAAGCACGCTGGTGCAGATCATCGAGAACAGGCTCGCCGCCAAGGACACGGACGGCTACGGGAGCGACCTGCTGGGGCTGATGCTGGAGGCGTGCGCGCCGGAGCACGGGCAGGCGCCGGTGCTGAGCATGGACGAGATGATCGACGAGTGCAAGACCTTCTTCTTCGCCGGGCAGGAGACGAGCCTGCACATGCTCAACTGGACCATGTTCCTGCTGGGCACGCACCCGGAGTGGCAGCAGAGGCTCAGGGAGGAGGTGCTGCGGGAGTGCGGCGGGGTCCCCACCTACGACACGCTCAGCAGGCTGAGGCTGGTGAACCTGTTCCTGCTGGAGACGCTGCGGCTGTACAGCCCGGTCCCGCTCATCCGGAGGAGGACGAGGTCGGAGGTGGAGCTCGGCGGCGTCACGGTGCCGAGGGACGCGCTCCTGACCATCCCCATCGCGACGATGCACCGGGACAGGGAGGTGTGGGGCGAGGACGCCGACGAGTTCAACCCGATGAGGTTCGACGGCGGCGCCGCCCGGGCCGCGAGGCACGCCAACGCGCTCTTGTCCTTCTCCATGGGTCCGAGGACGTGCATCGGGCAGAACTTCGCCATGGTCCAGGCCAAGGCCGAGGTCGCCGTCATCCTCCGTAGGTTCGCGCTGTCGCTCTCCCCGAGCTACGTGCACGCGCCCACCGACGTGATCACGCTGCGGCCAAAGTACGGGCTACCGATGATCATCACAAGACTCGACGCCTGA